The nucleotide sequence GCTTTATATGGTTTTCAAACAGTTCTACAACCTGCTCAGGGGCGCGACCGATATACTTGCTGGCATCCAATACGTTTTCCAAGTCTTGCTCGCTTAAATTGAATGCAGGATCGCCTTTGATTCTCTCGATAAGATCATTTTCCTTGCCTTCAACTTTTACCATTTTACCAGCTTCCATCGAGTGAATCCTGATTCTTTCGTGCAGCTCTTGTCTATCTCCACCTTTTTTAACACCCTGCATAATGATATTTTCTGTAGCCATAAAAGGGAGTTCTTTTTCAATTCGCTGCTTGATGACCTTGTCGTATACGACCATTCCTTCTGATATATTTAAACAGATATTTAAAATTGCATCTACTGCAAGGAAAGATTCGGGAATAGCGATCCTTTTGTTGGCTGAGTCATCCAAAGTCCTCTCGAACCATTGGGTCGAGGCAGTTATTGCCGGATTGAGGGCAGAAATAACGACGTACCTGGCCAATGCCCCAATTCTTTCCGCTCTCATAGGATTTCTTTTATACGCCATTGCAGATGATCCTATCTGTTTTTTCTCGAAAGGCTCTTCTATTTCCTTTAAGTGTTGAAGCAATCTCATATCGTTGCTGAACTTGTAAAGGGACTGTGCCACGCTGCTTAGCACGTTGCATACTCTGGAATCAAATTTCCTAGGATACGTTTGCCCTGTAACGGCATAGCTTGCTTTAAAACCCATTTCCTTTGCTATGAACTCATCCAGCTTTTGTATCTTTTCGTGGTTACCTTCAAAAAGCTCCATAAAGCTTGCTTGCGTTCCGGTAGTACCTTTAACCCCTCTTAGCTTGACAGTGTCTAATACAAAGTCGAGCTCTTCAAGGTCCATCAATAGGTCCTGAATCCAAAGGCTTGCTCTTTTACCTACAGTAGTTAACTGAGCAGGCTGAAAGTGAGTAAAGCCCAAAGTAGGCAGGTCTTTGTACTCAAGGGCAAATTTAGACAGTTTGTCGATGCAGTTTACAAGCTTTTTCCTTACGTTGAGCAGGCCCTGAGTGTAGACTATAACATCTGTGTTGTCTCCTACATAAGCGCTTGTAGCTCCCAAGTGGATTATGGCCTTTGCATTTGGACACTGGTCTCCATAAGCATGCACATGAGCCATTACATCATGTCTCAGCTCTTTTTCATATCTATTTGCTGCTTCGTAATCTATATTGTCGACATTGTCTTCAAGTTCACGTATCTGTTCATCGGTTATATTAAGACCCTGTTCTTTTTCTCCTTTGGCTAAAGCAACCCACAGTTTTCTCCATGTTCCAAATTTGTTGTCATGAGAAAAAACATAGCTCATTTCCTTTGAAGCGTATCTTTCAATTAACGGACTTATATATTCGTTAGTCATCAAATCACTCTACCTCCTTGATAAACTTTTCTATTCGGTCTATTCCCTTTCCAATCTCTTCCATGCTTGTAGCATAAGATATCCTAACAAACTTGTCTGCTCCAAAAGCTACACCAGGTACCAATGCAACTTTTTCGTTGTCCAATATTAAGTTGGCGAAATCCATCGATCCTTTAATTAATGTTCCTCTGTACTTTTTGCCAAACAGCCATGATACGTTGATAAAGACGTAGAATGCGCCCTTCGGATAGATATAGCTTAACTCTTCTATCTCATCAAGTCTCTCTATGCAGTACTTTCGTCTACTGTCATATTCTGAAAGCATTCCGTCCAAAACACATTCAGGACATTTAAGCGCTGCTATTCCAGCGTATTGCGTTATTGACGAAGGATGTGAAACTGCATGTCCTTGAATGGTTCCCATTGCCTTGGCAACCTCTGGATTTGCTGCAGTATAACCAAGCCTCCAACCTGTCATTGCATGTGATTTCGACATGCCGTTTACCACGATAGTAAGTTTTTTGATATCTTCATTGAGCGATGCTATGCTGACGTGCTCATCTCCGTCGTATATAAGCTTTTCGTATATCTCATCGGATACCACATATATCTGATGTTTGACTGCGATGTCCGCGATTACCTTAAGTTCTTCTATTGAGTAAATTGCACCAACAGGGTTTGACGGCGAATTTATATATATGGCCTTTGTTTTATCAGTGATGCTTTTTTCAAATGCCTCTCCTGTCAATTTGAAGTCATCTTCCTCTTTTGTTTCGACAAAAACCGGTATTCCTCCTGCTATTCTAACTATTTCGGGATAGCTGACCCAGTAAGGAACCGGAACCAGTACCTCGTCGCCTTCATTCAAGATGCTTTGAAAAGCAGTTGAAAGACTGTGTTTTGCTCCGCTATTTACAAGTATCTGATCTGGTGTATATGACAGACCGTTGTCATTTTTTAATTTTTCACATATCAATTCCCTAAGTTCCAATATCCCTGTTGCAGGAGTGTACTTTGTATGTCCGTCTTTTATTGCTTGGATAGCACCCTCTTTTATAAATTCCGGCGTATCGAAATCAGGTTCCCCTGCACCAAATCCTACAACGTCTTCTCCTGATTTTACCATTTCTTTTGCTTTGGCAGTTATCGCCAATGTTATTGACGGTTTAGTCTCCGCCACTCTGTCAGAAATCATTTTTTTCATCATTTTACCTCCGGATTTATTATATAATAATATTTTTATTTCTTTGAAAGAAATTTATATATATTTTCTACATACGAATATGTTAGTTTTTCCCCACCAATTTGATTCTTTTTTGAAGTATCCTCTTGATGAAAATCAGAACCTCCTGTTACCAGCAGGTTTTTATTTTTGCAAATGCCGTAAAATCGAAGCTTATCCTTTTGGGTATGTTTGGGATGGTAAACTTCGAATCCGTCAAATTCCTCAACAATCAGCTTCTCAATAACCAATTCGTCATCGATTAGGCCTGGATGTGCCAATATAGCTGCTCCATTAAAAGAATGTATCATCTGGATTCCTTCAGAAACTGTCAACTTTTCCTTGGACACATAACAGGGCATGCCAGGAGTAAGATACCTCTCAAATGCTTCTTCAAAACTCTTTACGATTCCCTGTTTTAAAAGCTCTCGGGCAAAGTGAGGTCTTCCTATGCTTTCATTATTTTCTATTATTTCATTTATGGGAATATCTATTCCTATATCTTTGAATTTTTCAGCCATTTTATATGCCCTGTCAATCCGTTTTTTTCTGAGGTGATTGAGCACATCGTCTAGGCCCGACAGGTCTTTATTTTTGAAATAAGCTATAACATGTATGTCATGGCCTTCAAATTCACAGCTGAATTCAATCCCCGGCAATACCTCAACGTCGTATTCATCTGCTATCTTCAAAGCTTCAAACGAACCGTTTAAAGTGTCATGATCGGTTATTGAGATGGCTTTTAGTCTTCTCCGTCGTGCTCTTTCCATTATTTCTCTGGGGGTCAAGACTCCATCGGAGTGTGATGAATGTATATGTAAATCTGCATATTTATTCATAAGCTTCTCCTTTTAAAATCTTTAAACATTATAGCACAAGTGCAGTTTATACAGAAGTTTTTTCTTATATATAATCAAATCAATGCCCTCGGAAATCACTCATAAATTTTTATAAAATTGAATAATTCCTTGCATTTGCCTGATTCGTCAATATCTGCAACCAATCCGTTAATCTGAACAGGTCCGTATGCAATTGAGTATTTTCCAGGTCTTTTGCTTAAAAAACCTTTCAAAATTATATCCCTATCTACCCCTATGACACCGTCAAGAGGTCCGGTCATGCCTACATCGGTGATATACCCTGTATAATCATCCAATATTCTGCAATCTGCTGTTTGAACATGGGTATGGGTACCAAAAACCAACGAAACTCTTTGAGAACAATAATAACCCATACTGATCTTTTCAGCAGTTGCCTCTGCGTGAAAGTCTAAAATTCTAATCTTTACATCAGATGGTATTTCCAAAAGAATCTCATCTATTTTTTTAAAAGGGCAATCTAGGCTTTTAAGGTAAACCAGTCCGGATGTATTTATTACCGCAATTTTAGCGCCATTTTTTTCTTTTATGATATAACCCTTGCCTGGGCATGGATCCGGATAATTTGCCGGACGCAGTATCCAGTCATAATTATCTATATAACCTTCAGTTTCTTTCTTGTCCCATACGTGGTTTCCTGTAGTAATTACATCGACTCCCCAGTCAATCATATCCGAGGCGTTCTTTTCGGTTATGCCCAATCCTGACGAAGCGTTCTCTCCATTCGCTATAGTAAAGTCGATATCAAATTCATCTTGGATGGATTTTAAATTGTCTTTGATTATATTTCTTCCCGGACGACCTACTATATCTCCCAGCACTAAAATCTTCATCTGTCATCA is from Alkalibacter saccharofermentans DSM 14828 and encodes:
- the purB gene encoding adenylosuccinate lyase; its protein translation is MTNEYISPLIERYASKEMSYVFSHDNKFGTWRKLWVALAKGEKEQGLNITDEQIRELEDNVDNIDYEAANRYEKELRHDVMAHVHAYGDQCPNAKAIIHLGATSAYVGDNTDVIVYTQGLLNVRKKLVNCIDKLSKFALEYKDLPTLGFTHFQPAQLTTVGKRASLWIQDLLMDLEELDFVLDTVKLRGVKGTTGTQASFMELFEGNHEKIQKLDEFIAKEMGFKASYAVTGQTYPRKFDSRVCNVLSSVAQSLYKFSNDMRLLQHLKEIEEPFEKKQIGSSAMAYKRNPMRAERIGALARYVVISALNPAITASTQWFERTLDDSANKRIAIPESFLAVDAILNICLNISEGMVVYDKVIKQRIEKELPFMATENIIMQGVKKGGDRQELHERIRIHSMEAGKMVKVEGKENDLIERIKGDPAFNLSEQDLENVLDASKYIGRAPEQVVELFENHIKPILEANADLLGEKGEVNV
- a CDS encoding pyridoxal phosphate-dependent aminotransferase, with protein sequence MKKMISDRVAETKPSITLAITAKAKEMVKSGEDVVGFGAGEPDFDTPEFIKEGAIQAIKDGHTKYTPATGILELRELICEKLKNDNGLSYTPDQILVNSGAKHSLSTAFQSILNEGDEVLVPVPYWVSYPEIVRIAGGIPVFVETKEEDDFKLTGEAFEKSITDKTKAIYINSPSNPVGAIYSIEELKVIADIAVKHQIYVVSDEIYEKLIYDGDEHVSIASLNEDIKKLTIVVNGMSKSHAMTGWRLGYTAANPEVAKAMGTIQGHAVSHPSSITQYAGIAALKCPECVLDGMLSEYDSRRKYCIERLDEIEELSYIYPKGAFYVFINVSWLFGKKYRGTLIKGSMDFANLILDNEKVALVPGVAFGADKFVRISYATSMEEIGKGIDRIEKFIKEVE
- a CDS encoding PHP domain-containing protein, with product MNKYADLHIHSSHSDGVLTPREIMERARRRRLKAISITDHDTLNGSFEALKIADEYDVEVLPGIEFSCEFEGHDIHVIAYFKNKDLSGLDDVLNHLRKKRIDRAYKMAEKFKDIGIDIPINEIIENNESIGRPHFARELLKQGIVKSFEEAFERYLTPGMPCYVSKEKLTVSEGIQMIHSFNGAAILAHPGLIDDELVIEKLIVEEFDGFEVYHPKHTQKDKLRFYGICKNKNLLVTGGSDFHQEDTSKKNQIGGEKLTYSYVENIYKFLSKK
- a CDS encoding TIGR00282 family metallophosphoesterase — its product is MKILVLGDIVGRPGRNIIKDNLKSIQDEFDIDFTIANGENASSGLGITEKNASDMIDWGVDVITTGNHVWDKKETEGYIDNYDWILRPANYPDPCPGKGYIIKEKNGAKIAVINTSGLVYLKSLDCPFKKIDEILLEIPSDVKIRILDFHAEATAEKISMGYYCSQRVSLVFGTHTHVQTADCRILDDYTGYITDVGMTGPLDGVIGVDRDIILKGFLSKRPGKYSIAYGPVQINGLVADIDESGKCKELFNFIKIYE